A window from Brachyhypopomus gauderio isolate BG-103 chromosome 6, BGAUD_0.2, whole genome shotgun sequence encodes these proteins:
- the fabp3 gene encoding fatty acid-binding protein, heart has protein sequence MAQAFVGTWELKESKHFDEYLKALGVGFATRQIGSMTKPTTIISMDGDVITLKTVSTFKSTEISFKLGEEFDESTADDRKVKSLVTIDGGKLVHVQKWEGKETSLVREVDGNTLTLTLTLGNVVCTRSYMKAE, from the exons ATGGCACAGGCTTTCGTCGGAACGTGGGAGTTAAAGGAGAGCAAGCATTTCGACGAGTACCTGAAAGCCCTGG GTGTGGGCTTTGCAACACGTCAGATTGGCAGTATGACCAAACCCACCACCATCATTTCCATGGACGGTGATGTTATAACATTAAAGACTGTCAGCACTTTCAAGAGCACAGAGATCAGTTTTAAACTGGGAGAGGAGTTTGATGAGTCCACTGCAGATGATCGTAAAGTCAAG TCTTTGGTAACTATTGATGGAGGCAAGTTGGTCCATGTTCAGAAATGGGAGGGCAAAGAGACATCACTGGTACGAGAGGTCGATGGCAATACTCTCACATTG ACATTAACTCTTGGCAACGTGGTCTGCACACGATCCTACATGAAGGCAGAGTGA
- the zcchc17 gene encoding zinc finger CCHC domain-containing protein 17, which produces MAHDHSREPAGLDGLPEMYSIIKGEVVSLTAYGAFVKIPGYRKQGLVHKSEMSASRVDNPSEIVDVGDQVWIKVIGKEIYDEKVKLSFSMKAVNQGTGRDLDPNNVMAEQDARRRRQFRDHTGQRITLEAVLNTTCKKCGCTGHFAKDCFSQPGLQYSLVPEEEESECVTQSTQSEPPKQRKEKKAKKEKKKRKRESVSDSDDAKRSEKKKKHKKHKHKTHK; this is translated from the exons ATGGCCCACGATCATAGTAGAGAGCCAGCCGGCCTGGACGGATTACCAGAGATGTACAGCATAATAAAAGGAGAG GTGGTTTCATTGACCGCATATGGAGCGTTTGTTAAGATCCCAGGATACAGGAAACAAG GGTTGGTTCATAAGAGTGAGATGTCTGCCTCTCGGGTAGATAATCCTTCTGAAATCGTTGATGTTGGTGATCAAGTGTGGATTAAAGTTATCGGCAAAGAG ATTTACGATGAAAAGGTGAAACTCTCTTTCTCCATGAAAGCTGTCAATCAAGGGACAGGGCGTGACCTAGATCCCAACAATGTGATGGCTGA ACAGGATGCACGCAGACGAAGGCAGTTCCGGGATCACACGGGTCAGAGAATCACTTTAGAGGCTGTACTAAACACCACATGTAAGAAGTGTGGGTGCACAG GACACTTTGCAAAGGATTGTTTTTCACAGCCTGGGCTGCAGTACAGTTTGGTGCCAGAAGAGGAGGAATCAGAATGTGTTACACAGAGTACCCAATCAGAGCCTCCGAAACAAAGGAAG GAGAAGAAAGccaagaaagagaagaaaaagcGAAAGCGGGAGAGTGTTTCCGACAGCGATGATGCCAAGAGAtcggaaaagaagaaaaagcacaaaaaacacaaacacaaaacacacaaatga